Proteins found in one Triticum aestivum cultivar Chinese Spring chromosome 4D, IWGSC CS RefSeq v2.1, whole genome shotgun sequence genomic segment:
- the LOC123099467 gene encoding ATP synthase subunit a, chloroplastic-like, with amino-acid sequence MNIIPCSLKTLKGLYDISGVELGQDFYWQIGGFQIHAQVLITSWIVITIMLGSVVIVVQNPQTIPTDGQNFFEYVLEIIRDLRKTQIGEEYGPWVPFIGTIFLFIFVSDWSGALLPWKIIELPHGELAAPKNDINTNVALALLTSVAYFYVGLSKKGLSYFEKYIKLTPILLPINILEDFTKPLSLSFRLFGNILAGELVVVVLVSLVPLVFKLLFLQH; translated from the coding sequence ATGAATATTATACCTTGTTCCCTTAAAACACTCAAGGGGTTATACGATATATCGGGTGTAGAATTAGGCCAAGACTTCTATTGGCAAATAGGAGGTTTCCAAATTCATGCCCAAGTACTCATCACTTCTTGGATCGTAATTACTATCATGCTAGGTTCAGTTGTCATAGTTGTTCAGAATCCACAAACCATCCCGACCGACGGTCAGAATTTTTTTGAATATGTCCTTGAAATTATTCGAGACTTGAGAAAAACTCAGATTGGAGAAGAATATGGTCCCTGGGTTCCCTTTATTGGAACtatcttcctttttatttttgtttcggATTGGTCGGGTGCTCTTTTACCTTGGAAAATTATAGAGTTACCCCATGGGGAATTAGCAGcgcccaaaaatgatataaatactAATGTTGCTTTAGCTTTACTCACGTCAGTGGCATATTTTTATGTTGGTCTTAGCAAAAAAGGATTGAGCTATTTCGAGAAATATATTAAACTAACTCCAATCCTTTTACCAATTAACATCCTAGAAGATTTCACAAAACCATTATCGCTTAGCTTTCGACTTTTCGGGAATATATTGGCGGGTGAATTAGTCGTTGTTGTTCTTGTTTCTTTAGTCCCCTTAGTATTCAAGCTCTTATTTTTGCAACATTAG